Proteins from a single region of Paenibacillus sp. BIHB 4019:
- a CDS encoding NAD(P)/FAD-dependent oxidoreductase, whose protein sequence is MEVPTLSQTELPENIVDIAIIGGGPAGLFAAFYGGMRQASVKLIESMPQLGGQLAALYPEKYIYDVAGFPKVTAQELVDRLVEQLNHFKPEICLEQKVTQVVKKDERLFEITTDTETHYAKAVIITAGVGAFEPRRLELPEAAAYEKKNLHYFVGDLQRFKDQNVLISGGGDSAVDWSLMLEPIAKSVTLIHRRDKFRAHEHSVEKLMNSKVNVLTPMEITALHGEDQIEKVTLAHVKTKETTELDVDAVIVNFGFVSSLGPIAEWGIEIQGGSIVVDTRMETNIPGLFAAGDITTYPGKLKLIAVGFGEAPTAINNAKVYVDPEAKLSPGHSSNMKL, encoded by the coding sequence ATGGAGGTGCCTACGTTGTCTCAAACTGAACTACCTGAAAACATTGTCGATATCGCAATTATTGGCGGCGGTCCCGCTGGCCTGTTCGCTGCTTTTTACGGCGGCATGCGCCAAGCATCCGTTAAGCTTATTGAAAGCATGCCCCAACTTGGAGGACAACTGGCTGCTCTTTATCCAGAGAAATATATTTATGACGTTGCAGGCTTCCCGAAAGTTACGGCGCAAGAGCTTGTTGACCGCCTTGTGGAGCAGCTCAACCATTTCAAGCCTGAGATTTGCCTGGAGCAAAAAGTTACACAGGTCGTCAAAAAAGATGAGCGCCTGTTTGAAATTACGACTGATACAGAAACCCACTACGCGAAGGCCGTTATTATTACAGCTGGCGTAGGCGCTTTTGAGCCGCGTCGTCTGGAGCTTCCAGAGGCTGCCGCTTACGAGAAGAAAAATCTGCATTATTTTGTCGGCGACCTGCAGCGCTTTAAAGACCAGAACGTCCTGATCAGCGGTGGCGGCGACTCCGCGGTTGACTGGTCGCTTATGCTCGAGCCGATTGCAAAGAGCGTGACGCTCATCCATCGCAGAGACAAGTTCCGTGCGCATGAGCACAGTGTAGAGAAGCTGATGAATTCCAAGGTCAATGTGCTGACTCCGATGGAAATTACCGCGCTGCATGGCGAGGACCAAATCGAGAAAGTTACGCTTGCCCATGTGAAAACGAAAGAAACGACAGAGCTTGATGTTGACGCCGTTATTGTCAACTTCGGCTTCGTATCCTCCCTCGGCCCAATTGCCGAATGGGGCATTGAAATTCAGGGCGGCTCCATCGTCGTAGATACGCGCATGGAAACGAATATTCCTGGATTGTTCGCCGCAGGCGATATTACGACTTACCCAGGCAAGCTCAAGCTGATTGCTGTCGGGTTTGGCGAAGCGCCAACAGCGATTAACAATGCTAAAGTATATGTAGATCCGGAAGCGAAGCTTTCCCCGGGCCACAGCAGCAATATGAAGCTGTAA
- the sda gene encoding sporulation histidine kinase inhibitor Sda, with product MELMSDDFLKDTYYAAVQSKLDQEFIQMLLYEMKRRQLTDEDVRITA from the coding sequence ATGGAGCTTATGTCCGACGATTTTCTTAAGGACACCTACTATGCGGCGGTCCAGTCTAAGCTAGATCAGGAATTTATTCAAATGCTGCTTTATGAAATGAAGCGAAGGCAATTGACAGACGAGGATGTGCGCATTACAGCCTGA